One segment of Acidobacteriota bacterium DNA contains the following:
- a CDS encoding response regulator, with protein MAAHIPLTLARYLRSLWLSTTLISYLKIDATGDLIDFGGHWRHFGLAELTLGLPITEQVSFLEGLLPVTHTQILRFLAIEQGHYAHVHIIPTTAITWVLLLDATVDYERQQKMQQQVNNLSLLTYRQSRLLQELETTRKILAQDKQRLEQASLNQQRLLTQLSQTLHTSLTSWMNDTQVCDVIKHLKNQQTDPFVLMQTKVNQVLQLVDNILEQTKTELTDIQLQPIPCEIKQLVTDLITLFQPEGSSPPGRLDIRLAQNLPTLLIDELYVRQILIDLIVQAFKLTTQGIIQLTFAWHAQRLEFSITGALVNPTSNTEVFSSVNTTVSRQLIQRMGGQLQIDSLNAGQAFLFQGTIAAPAAHSESYDDTCQVDILIADNNNEISKLIKIYLEEAGYQVMCMRNGDEAIEMTLQIQPQLLLLDIQSIQNYEMITQIRAQGFKQAIIALSNSHLTQDQAYAYQMGCDAYLTKPIYIENLLITIAQLLGSDN; from the coding sequence GTGGCTGCTCACATTCCATTAACACTTGCTAGATATTTGCGTTCCTTATGGTTATCAACAACTCTAATCAGTTATCTCAAAATTGATGCCACAGGGGATTTAATAGACTTTGGCGGTCATTGGCGTCATTTTGGTTTAGCGGAATTAACCCTTGGCTTGCCCATAACCGAGCAAGTCAGTTTTCTCGAAGGTTTATTGCCGGTCACTCACACCCAAATACTTCGGTTTTTAGCCATAGAACAAGGTCATTATGCCCATGTACATATTATTCCCACAACAGCAATAACTTGGGTTTTGTTGCTTGATGCCACTGTGGACTATGAACGTCAACAAAAGATGCAACAACAGGTGAATAATCTCAGCCTACTGACCTATCGCCAAAGTCGATTACTTCAAGAATTAGAAACCACCCGCAAAATTCTCGCTCAAGATAAACAACGCTTAGAGCAAGCAAGTTTAAATCAACAACGTCTGCTCACTCAATTATCACAAACACTACACACTTCATTGACTTCATGGATGAATGATACGCAAGTTTGTGATGTTATTAAGCATTTAAAAAATCAGCAAACTGACCCGTTTGTTTTGATGCAAACCAAAGTCAATCAAGTCTTACAACTTGTCGATAATATTTTAGAACAAACCAAAACCGAACTAACCGACATTCAATTACAACCAATCCCATGTGAAATAAAACAATTAGTGACTGATTTAATAACCTTGTTTCAACCGGAAGGCTCATCCCCACCGGGACGACTTGATATTCGACTGGCTCAAAATCTCCCTACCTTATTAATTGATGAATTATATGTACGGCAAATTTTAATTGATTTAATTGTACAAGCCTTTAAATTAACCACCCAAGGCATCATTCAACTGACATTCGCTTGGCACGCGCAGCGACTGGAATTTAGTATTACTGGCGCCCTTGTTAACCCCACTTCAAATACTGAGGTCTTCTCCTCAGTCAATACTACTGTCAGTCGTCAACTTATCCAGCGGATGGGGGGGCAGTTACAGATTGACTCCCTAAATGCTGGCCAAGCTTTTTTATTTCAGGGCACAATAGCAGCCCCTGCAGCGCACTCAGAATCCTATGATGATACATGTCAAGTAGATATTTTAATTGCTGATAATAACAATGAAATAAGTAAATTAATTAAAATTTATTTAGAAGAAGCCGGTTATCAGGTCATGTGTATGCGTAATGGCGATGAAGCCATTGAGATGACGCTGCAAATACAGCCACAGCTCTTATTGCTCGATATACAATCCATTCAAAATTATGAAATGATAACTCAGATACGCGCTCAAGGCTTTAAGCAAGCCATCATTGCACTCTCTAATTCTCATTTAACCCAAGACCAAGCGTATGCTTATCAAATGGGATGTGATGCTTATTTAACTAAGCCGATTTATATAGAAAATTTATTAATCACAATCGCCCAACTATTAGGATCGGATAACTGA
- a CDS encoding Rab family GTPase, producing MLQKKICMIGDFSVGKTSLVTRFVRQTFSEKYLTTVGVKIDTKIVNLPNNHQIKLILWDIAGSHALTTTTASYLRGAAGFLLVVDGTRLPTWHNALNLKQAVTTQIGEKPFILLLNKADLHEQWEINQKLIDEKTQQGWQLTQTSARTGLGVEDAFLYLALQIVNV from the coding sequence ATGTTACAAAAAAAAATTTGTATGATTGGCGACTTTTCTGTGGGCAAAACCAGTTTGGTGACTCGATTTGTGCGGCAGACATTTTCAGAGAAATATTTAACCACAGTGGGTGTTAAAATTGATACCAAGATCGTTAATTTACCTAATAATCATCAAATTAAACTCATTTTATGGGATATTGCCGGTAGTCATGCTTTGACCACCACGACTGCTTCTTATCTTCGTGGTGCAGCAGGTTTTTTATTAGTGGTTGATGGTACGCGTTTACCTACTTGGCACAATGCCTTGAATCTGAAACAGGCCGTGACCACGCAAATCGGTGAAAAACCATTTATATTATTATTAAATAAGGCCGATCTGCATGAACAATGGGAAATTAATCAAAAGCTTATTGACGAAAAAACCCAGCAAGGTTGGCAATTAACTCAAACCAGTGCCAGAACCGGACTTGGCGTTGAAGATGCCTTTTTATACTTAGCGCTTCAAATTGTTAACGTTTAA